CTCGGGCCGGCCCCGCGCTGGATGCGCTCGCGCCTGCACTACGCGGGCATGCGCCCCATCAGTAACGCGGTCGACATCACCAACTACGTGATGCTCGAACACGGCCAGCCGCTGCACGCCTTCGACTACGACGTGCTCGTGAAGCGTGCCGGTGGGAAGGCGCCGACCATCATCGTGCGCCCCGCGAAGCCCGGCGAGGTACTCAAGACGCTCGACGGCCAGGACCGCGAACTGTCGCCCGAGAACCTCGTGATCGCCGACACCGCCGGGCCGATCGCGCTGGCTGGAGTCATGGGCGGCGCGGAGACGGAAGTCAGCGCCGCGACCAAGACGATCCTGCTGGAAAGCGCGTGCTTCGACTTCGTCAGCGTGCGCAAGACCGCCCGGCAGTTCAACCTGTTCAGCGAGGCGAGCACGCGGTTCAGCCGCGGCGTTCACCCCGAACAATCGCTCCCGGCCGCGGTCCGCGCCGCGCAACTGTTCCACGACCACGCCGGGGGCCAAGTGCTCGCGGGTGCGGTCGACGAGTACCCCGCGCCGCTGCCCCCACAGGTGATCGATCTCGACCAAAACGAGATCCGGCGCCTTCTGGGGTTCGACATCCCGAGCGCCGAGGTCGTCCGCGTGCTGACCGCGCTCCAGTTTCAGGTGGAACCGGACGGCGACGACGCCTGGACCGTTACGACCCCGCCCACGCGCCTCGACATCCAGGCCGGCGCCGCGGATCTCATTGAAGAACTGGCCCGCGTGTACGGGTACGACAACCTGAAGGAGCGCCTGCTCCCGCTCGAACTCCCGGAGCCGAAGGGCAACCCGGACCTGGAGGGCGAGGACCGCGTGCGCGACCTGCTCGCCGATCAGGGGTTGCAAGAAGCGATCACGTACTCGCTCAGCAGCCTGGAAGCCGAAGCGAAACTGACGCCGGGCGAGAGTTCGCCCCCCGACGCCTTCGTCGCTCTACTGAACCCGCTCTCGCCGGAGCGCGGGGTGCTGCGGCGCACGCTGCTCCCCGGGCTACTCGCGGTCGCGCAGAAGAACCTCGAAGCCGCTGACAGCGTCGCTATGTACGAACTCGGGTTTGTGTACCTGCCCGTGCCCGGCGCGAGGCTCCCGCGCGAACCGCGGAAACTGGCGGTTGTGTTGTGCGGCCGGCGCACCGGGGCCGCGTGGGACGACCCACAGGGCGCGGTCCCGGCGCGCTACGATTTCTATGATCTCAAGGGCGTGATGGAGGCGCTGGCGAGCGACTTGCACCTGCCCGGCGTCACGTTCGCGGCCACCGGCACCGTGCCCTGGCTGCACCCGATGCGGGCCGCCGAGCTGCGCGTGAACGGTACCGCGGTGGGCGCGTTCGGCGAGCTGCACCCGAAGGTCGCGGCGCAGTTCCTGCTCGGGGACCGGGCCGTGCAGGTGGCCGAACTGGACCTCGAAGCGGTGCTCGCGGCGGTGCCGGCGCGCTACGGGTACAAGCCGTTCAGCACGTTCCCGCCCGCGAAGCGCGACGTGGCGGTCGTGGTGGCCGACGCGACCCCGGCCGAGGCGGTGCTGGCCGAAATCCGGGCCGCCGGGGGCGAACTGCTCACCGACGCGGCCCTCTTCGACGTGTACCGCGGCACCGGGCTACCGGACGGCACGAAGAGCCTGGCGTTCGCGCTGACGTACCAAGCCCCCGACCGCACGCTCGGCGAGAAGGAGATCGTGAAGGCCCACGAGAAGGTCGAGGGCCGGCTGCGCCACGTGCTCAAGGCCCAGATCCGTGGTAAGGATCTGGCGTAACGGAAGTTGTTCAGCAGTTTTCACCGCGGAGGGCACGCGAGGGCGCGGAGAAAGACCGGAGCAGAGATCATTTCTGTTTCTTGTCTTCTCCGCGCCCTCGTGTGCCCTCTGCGGTGAACCCTTTCTCCCTCCCGCGCGGCTAACATTTGCTCACATTTCCGGACCGGGCCGCTGCACACTGCGATTTCTCCGGGAAAAACAACACGCGCCGCTCCCAACAGCTAACATTTGTATTTTGTGAATGAAGTGTGCACATGACCATAATATCGACACGCGAAACCTATTAAATGATGATATCGCATGCCGCGCGGAATTGCTATCTTAAATACCACAATTTGTGCGACCGAAATGGAGCATCAGCGATGCGGCTCTCAGTCACACAAAATGCGGGAGTGGGACGCTTGCCGCGCCCAAAGGATTTCGGAATCAACCTCGGATGATGTGGGGATTCGGTAAACACGAACGATCTGCTTTCACATTTTGAAGAGACAGTATTTTTAGTTTCGAGAGTCTCATGAGCGGCGACACATCCGTCACCCGTGTATTGTTTAGATCGAGAGTGGTCAGGTTGGTCAAACTCGCGAGCGGCGACACGTCCGTCACCTGCGTCCCTTCTAGGTCGAGAGTGATCAGGTTGGTCAATCGCGAGAGCGGCGATATATCCACTACCTCTGTGCCAATCAGGTAGAGGGTAGTAAGATTGGTCAAGCCTAACAACACTGATACGTCCGCCACTCGTGTGTGACTCAGTGAGAGGTAAACCAAGTTGTTTAAATCTGCGATTGGTGACGCATCCGTCACTTGTGTATTGCGAAGGTATAAATTCGTCAGGTTGGTCAAGCCAGCGATCGGTGACGCGTCCATCACTCGTGTGTTGCTTAGGTCGAGCGTGGTCAGGTTGGTCAAGCTGGCGAGCGGTGACACGTCCGTCACCTGCGTCCCCAGGGCCGGCGCACTTCATTTAGTCGTCAGAATCTTAAGCACTTTGAGCAGGTATTGATCGTCCCAGGCGGCCTTCATGCGTCGAGTACGAATGCTGCCCTTGGTGTCCGCCCGCTGGAGCAGGGACAGGGCAACCCGGCGAATCATGCCCAGGTTGGCCCCGGCGTGTCCGGCCCGAGCCCGGCTGTCGTCTTCCCGGAACGCGATGTCCAGACACCAATGGAGCCCGTTCTCAATGCCCCAATGGTTGCGGATGTACCCCGCCAGCTCGACCGCCCCGATCCGCAAGCTGGTGAGGTAGTAATGGGCGGTGCTCTCATTCGGCTTCCCGTTCACCACCCGCTCCCGGCACACCAGGGCCACGGCCCCAACATCGGCCCACCCGCTCGGTAGCCCTTCCGGATCTTCAACCACCGTCACGTACCGCTCTTCCTCGTGCCCGTCCTCGACCGCGGACCCCATGTCACACCCGGCGAACGCGTCCTCCCCGGCCCGCGCGAACACCTCCGCCACCGCGCCGCGCAACCCCTTCTGGTTCCCCTTCACGCACACCACGTAATGCCCGCCCTGGGTGCGGATCTGGGACACCAACTCCTTCTGGCAAAAGGCCGCGTCGACGGTCACCACCGCGCCCGTCAGATCCAGGGCGCCCAACAGATCTGGGGCCGTGGTGATCTCGTGTCCGCCCTCGGGCACGGACCGCTGGCCCAGGATCAACCGGTTCTCCACGGCCCACGCCTCGACCAGATGCAAGCACCCGGTGAACGTGTTCTTGGTGGACCGCCGGGCGCTCTTACCATCGATCGCCACGTGCACCAGGCCGGTACTCTCGCATGCGGCTGCCATCCAGCGCCCGAACCGGTCCGCGAACGCGTCCGGGTCCAGCTTGGCGAACACGCGCTCGAACGTGTCCGGGCTCGGAACCCCGTGGGGCAACCGCAGGTACGGGGCGAACAACGTTTGCTTGGCCCGACCGAACGCGGCCACCTGGTCCCACCCGTCGGCCCCGGCGATCACCGCACACGTGGCCAACGTGAGGATATCCACCAGCTCATGCAACTTGTTCTTCGTTTCGCGGCGCGGGTCTGGCACATCCGCAAACACCGCCAGCAGCGGAATACTCATCGGGGTTCCTCCATAACAACCCCGATATAGACGTAAATGCGGCTGCCGTCACGGGTTCATAGTGCGCCAACCCTGCCTGCGTCCCTTCCAGGTCGAGTGTAGTCAGGTTGGTCAAGCCGGCGAGCGGTGACACGTCCGTCACCCGCGTGCCTTCCAAGTATAGGTTGGTCAAATTGGTCAAGCCGGATAGCACCGACGCGTCGGACATCCGCGTGGTGCGCAGATAAATATGTGTTAGTTTAGTCAAGCTAGATAGTACCGACACGTCTGTCACTTGTGGACCGTTCAGGTCGAGAGTCGTTAGTTTAGTTAAAATCGATAGTGTCGATACGTCCGTCGCCTGAATGTCTCGCAAGCTAAGGTGAGTCAAATTGGTCAAGCCAGATGGAAATGAAAGATTCGATATAGGCCGTTTATACGCGACCCGCAAGGACGTTACTTTAGGTGATGTGAGAAGTACTCGACCTTCCAACTCGTCTAACACCGATTGCCGATCATCCGCACCATATTTCTCCAATGCCCTTAGCGCTTCTGGCGTTCCGATCAGTTTGAGAGCGCGAACACAGGCTATCTGCACATTGCTCAGCCTTTTCTCGTACTTTAGGTGTGGAACCACCACGTTTCCCGCTGCGGCCAACCATGTCGCGTCCGTGAGATTTTGCGGAGGGACCAACTGAACGACGATATTGTTCAGTCGCTCTTTAACGCCCTCATCACATTGCGTCGCTTGCCCCCGGCACTGGAGTGCAAATACGGCCAATTCTCGCGCCTTCTTGTCTACGTCATCCGGTTTCGACTTCCTCTTGCCTGCATGCGGTTTCGGGAGTTTTTCTGGAAGCCTCTGAAAGACGCCGGTCAGGAGTTCATTCTGGAACATCGCGTCTCCAGCCGCGAACGCGAACACACCGACCCGGCGCCATGCCTCGTGGTCCAAGTTCTTCAGCACCATTCCCGCATTCCGCTCGCTAGCGATCTGTTCGCCCGCAAGGAATTCTTTGAACGTGTTATGGAGGAACTCGATCGTCGCCGGTTTTTTGGTCTTTTCGTCCTCTGATATGGCTTCCCGAATCATTCCGCTCCGTTCCAAAATGCAATCGAATACCGCGTCTGCCTCGCTCCTATTCCGGTCCGGCATCCGGCTGAGTGCGATTCCGACTTGTTGCTGAGCTTGGGGCACAGGCAGCGCAGAGTGCTCATTGATAACGAAATGGTACGCGAGTTGGCGCATCACTGCCTTCTTGTGCTCGTATTGCAGTTCCGGATACGGGTGACGGAACTTGCTCATATCGATCTTCCGTTCGAGATCGAGCCGGTGGAGCATCATCTCGCACAGCACTTCGCACATCTGCCGCAACCCGTTCGGCAGGAAGCCCCGACGGGCCTGGTAGAGCGCGCAGGTCATCGCGCAAAGCAGCGGGTTGGTGACGAGCGGGGTGAGCCACGGTGCCGATCCCAAGTCGCGGATCAGTTCTTCCGCCTTTTCCCGCAGTTCCGGCGAGTTCTTGCCGCGCGCCACCGCCTCGAACCACTGCTGAATGAACTGATTCCGGGCACTCTCCGCCATCGGGACGACCTGAACCTCGCGGAATGCGAGATCGTCCAACCAGCCGGGATCGACGGCTTCGGGCCGGGTCGTGAGAACGAAGTAACTCTTGGGGTACGCATTGACGAGCGATTCAACGGCGTTGCGAAGATCGTCGCGGCTCGCATGCGGGATCTCGTCCACCCCATCGAGCAGAACCAACCCGCGCCCGTCCTTCAGAATTGTCTCCACCCACTTCACGGGCGGGTCCGCGAGGGTTTGTGCCACGAGCGCGGGGAACATCTTCGGAGGAGGAAGTTTCCCGTGCTGGCAGTTCCGGAGGAAGACGATGAACGGCATGCGCTGGCGCCAGTCGGATTCGAGCTTGGCGCGTTCTTCTTCCGGCCGAATGCGGGGGCCATCCGGTTCGTTCTCGTATTCGAGGTGCTGCTGCCGCTCTTGATCGGGCAAGGCCATCCGTGCGGCATTGATTGCGGCCCATTTAATGAGCGTCGTCTTACCACTGCCGGCGCCCCCGCGGACGAGTAAGCGCCCGGTTTCAGGGAGGAGCGTATCGAACGCCGTTTCGGTCGAAATGGTCGCGGTGCCCGCGCCGTCATCTGATTCGTCTTCGTCGGGCGCGTCTTCCAGGTTGAGTGTGACGTAAGCGTCGGTCAGTTTGGCCCGGCGTAACTCGTCGGGCAGATCGACACCGAACAGTTCCACCCGGTCCAGTTCGCAGACGACGGCTTGGCGGTAGTCCAGTGCGAATTCGTCTCTCGCGCCCGGCCCCTGTGCCTTATCCACCTGCTCGCGGATGAATCGCA
This region of Gemmata massiliana genomic DNA includes:
- a CDS encoding ISAs1 family transposase — protein: MSIPLLAVFADVPDPRRETKNKLHELVDILTLATCAVIAGADGWDQVAAFGRAKQTLFAPYLRLPHGVPSPDTFERVFAKLDPDAFADRFGRWMAAACESTGLVHVAIDGKSARRSTKNTFTGCLHLVEAWAVENRLILGQRSVPEGGHEITTAPDLLGALDLTGAVVTVDAAFCQKELVSQIRTQGGHYVVCVKGNQKGLRGAVAEVFARAGEDAFAGCDMGSAVEDGHEEERYVTVVEDPEGLPSGWADVGAVALVCRERVVNGKPNESTAHYYLTSLRIGAVELAGYIRNHWGIENGLHWCLDIAFREDDSRARAGHAGANLGMIRRVALSLLQRADTKGSIRTRRMKAAWDDQYLLKVLKILTTK
- a CDS encoding NACHT domain-containing protein; translated protein: MILSTTIGIALATACGKFLLKRFVGKAAKELDPAGTGTASVVADSIYEGVGGSLGEGVVTGLADFAKDRIKDAGAQREAERAFSRLGDQIVERLSADLHSQFAAVPRERWDKVLIWVNAALGGNITASFVVQNKVDSAKLYEALRVVSLNIPGPAPGEETELFEAALREASRHLAAAASKLPKFEEENARASLELLNALSRDIDQVLDDVRFIREQVDKAQGPGARDEFALDYRQAVVCELDRVELFGVDLPDELRRAKLTDAYVTLNLEDAPDEDESDDGAGTATISTETAFDTLLPETGRLLVRGGAGSGKTTLIKWAAINAARMALPDQERQQHLEYENEPDGPRIRPEEERAKLESDWRQRMPFIVFLRNCQHGKLPPPKMFPALVAQTLADPPVKWVETILKDGRGLVLLDGVDEIPHASRDDLRNAVESLVNAYPKSYFVLTTRPEAVDPGWLDDLAFREVQVVPMAESARNQFIQQWFEAVARGKNSPELREKAEELIRDLGSAPWLTPLVTNPLLCAMTCALYQARRGFLPNGLRQMCEVLCEMMLHRLDLERKIDMSKFRHPYPELQYEHKKAVMRQLAYHFVINEHSALPVPQAQQQVGIALSRMPDRNRSEADAVFDCILERSGMIREAISEDEKTKKPATIEFLHNTFKEFLAGEQIASERNAGMVLKNLDHEAWRRVGVFAFAAGDAMFQNELLTGVFQRLPEKLPKPHAGKRKSKPDDVDKKARELAVFALQCRGQATQCDEGVKERLNNIVVQLVPPQNLTDATWLAAAGNVVVPHLKYEKRLSNVQIACVRALKLIGTPEALRALEKYGADDRQSVLDELEGRVLLTSPKVTSLRVAYKRPISNLSFPSGLTNLTHLSLRDIQATDVSTLSILTKLTTLDLNGPQVTDVSVLSSLTKLTHIYLRTTRMSDASVLSGLTNLTNLYLEGTRVTDVSPLAGLTNLTTLDLEGTQAGLAHYEPVTAAAFTSISGLLWRNPDEYSAAGGVCGCARPAPRNEEQVA
- a CDS encoding leucine-rich repeat domain-containing protein; its protein translation is MSPLASLTNLTTLDLSNTRVMDASPIAGLTNLTNLYLRNTQVTDASPIADLNNLVYLSLSHTRVADVSVLLGLTNLTTLYLIGTEVVDISPLSRLTNLITLDLEGTQVTDVSPLASLTNLTTLDLNNTRVTDVSPLMRLSKLKILSLQNVKADRSCLPNPHIIRG
- the pheT gene encoding phenylalanine--tRNA ligase subunit beta; translation: MLVPLSWLKDYVPLPADPGALVERLTIAGLESSGVKVFGFPVQGTLRVKPEDAGLVWERDKLVVAQVLEITKHPNADSLKLVKLDLGTGTPKTVITGAENIAVGQSGMKIILGLAGSQYFFTGKDGKKGVMTLVMKPLRGIDNDAMCMSDFELGIAEESEGIIILDDADATPGTPAQDVLGEIVVELDILPNMARCLSMIGIAREVAALTGVSATTAEPKVETVAESIEGKVRVEIADPKLCPRYTATVIRNVTLGPAPRWMRSRLHYAGMRPISNAVDITNYVMLEHGQPLHAFDYDVLVKRAGGKAPTIIVRPAKPGEVLKTLDGQDRELSPENLVIADTAGPIALAGVMGGAETEVSAATKTILLESACFDFVSVRKTARQFNLFSEASTRFSRGVHPEQSLPAAVRAAQLFHDHAGGQVLAGAVDEYPAPLPPQVIDLDQNEIRRLLGFDIPSAEVVRVLTALQFQVEPDGDDAWTVTTPPTRLDIQAGAADLIEELARVYGYDNLKERLLPLELPEPKGNPDLEGEDRVRDLLADQGLQEAITYSLSSLEAEAKLTPGESSPPDAFVALLNPLSPERGVLRRTLLPGLLAVAQKNLEAADSVAMYELGFVYLPVPGARLPREPRKLAVVLCGRRTGAAWDDPQGAVPARYDFYDLKGVMEALASDLHLPGVTFAATGTVPWLHPMRAAELRVNGTAVGAFGELHPKVAAQFLLGDRAVQVAELDLEAVLAAVPARYGYKPFSTFPPAKRDVAVVVADATPAEAVLAEIRAAGGELLTDAALFDVYRGTGLPDGTKSLAFALTYQAPDRTLGEKEIVKAHEKVEGRLRHVLKAQIRGKDLA